The Huiozyma naganishii CBS 8797 chromosome 6, complete genome genome includes a window with the following:
- the SKI3 gene encoding SKI complex subunit tetratricopeptide repeat protein SKI3 (similar to Saccharomyces cerevisiae SKI3 (YPR189W); ancestral locus Anc_7.546) has translation MSELRQLLKDAKLELSRGDYEEAIALSKAVLEIDKDNYFAFVFLGKAYSSIEGKGRESVESYTRATQIDAANLLAWKGFFLTLEEHSKRLFPGMLTCSKFFGLCVQYMKLLIEQEQSQVQLINFVKIVKSHYADDINFILPFLEYFLPGTEPFEILGRHLLLPKESLAQLIRLTSLRESQEISRVTTEHRLKLSTQDPLYQSKINSFAWEIYQNSKLDKYYNQLINVVNDDQERASLETQWLEYRLKLLKSMPAEKKQEFFPRVKDMVDGMVVVKHDSLMAWKLYFDWEDFVDLNSLDANLVWEFFQKFPKEPLAMILYLWLNSNLSCYDTSKLSENNKQNSSPAKEADKGQDQTEVEALQEEDDQQEEELGEMLNAQENETSDVFSEEAILVALMDNISKVKNSTLAYRIVSQYYILNKEYEMSLPYIKSGISLVSVNVRDLGANLINTKRELTIALATGYTYVDAPKNHKFALSLFDKILESDPENIQVKLGKAIISIESADWEDAGKLLTDVIAESPDNLEVQSQLAWCKAHLNAFDNAILMLQNVIKNIEGTDQRTMQFRCENMWREAKVHIMKHRFGDQGENMDLINTAFKILISIIKLDSETFAKSYSTLGDIYAYYYRDDVRAYKCYYKSFEMDFTDIRAAKYICEIYTAAGNWNAAAQICERLVKTEAIKMELRSTNWPYRVIGIAYLERQQESESVEWFHSALRVDPNDVESWVALGQAYFACGRVEASTKVFEKAIEIDPLHLYAQYFNSLSLAEMGCFEECIEILKNITQLNPEELAFQVSYSSILVSYAFDLYQQGFLMKGTASAIQAIELLRHISVDFRHSGQDIWLSLSKAIYLFILVESQIETLPLESILEIFGSVESSKITDVDSIDGILYDNILQDSSSDNIAIACKFLVLASKFALVTVDIESVSATVRSSIWCNIGLSELAAYMSLKEDGLRDAAIYSFKKCIKYQTNTFQAWVGLGIATMDVNFRVSQHCLIKAASFAPKDIRTWFNLAILGLKKNDIDFAHEVLTRTQSLSPESTDPWLGIGLIMEQIGKRTESHNVIAHAYSLSKGQSKNVQYFYANSVVQRRVGSGNDEGDIDAMEELNATALGLEQYFKKKPNHAQAIDLAIMILERLQNYKVADTFAAKLTGIFEQKFEESQDEDDIVNYAIIKAQLARIQLGLGEYNKAIESANLSDGIIGDSTAENCKSSQLSNAVCLGLANFFLGNFDETLTHFQNLLNRDKKSSSLVILLSKVLYELGTEDTKSVALQELTEYINEYGFDLTVTLAIAAITVVENVPENMKVILEELRLISLKDILQDKQRNVPHLIKLLSEKLNIDGDGLETKVVSQRMAYFFPNSGKSWEGIDANIQQRVISGGQNRVTAETLSMAQYSLGNLRSIQRSVFLCPWNRTALASLRECF, from the coding sequence ATGTCTGAATTGCGAcagttgttgaaggacgCGAAACTGGAACTCTCCCGCGGCGACTATGAGGAGGCAATCGCACTTTCAAAGGCAGTCTTGGAGATAGACAAGGACAATTACTTTGCATTTGTGTTTCTCGGGAAGGCGTATTCATCAATTGAGGGGAAGGGCCGTGAATCTGTGGAGAGCTACACTAGGGCAACACAGATCGATGCTGCGAATTTACTCGCGTGGAAGGGCTTTTTTCTGACTTTGGAGGAACACTCAAAACGTTTATTCCCTGGAATGCTCACTTGTTCCAAGTTCTTCGGACTGTGTGTCCAGTACATGAAACTGCTGAtagaacaagaacaatcGCAGGTACAACTGATAAACTTTGTGAAGATCGTCAAGTCACACTATGCGGATGACATCAACTTCATTCTGCCCTTCTtagaatattttttgcctGGAACGGAACCGTTTGAAATCCTGGGAAGACACTTGCTCTTACCGAAGGAATCGCTGGCTCAGTTGATCAGGCTCACATCGTTGAGAGAATCGCAAGAGATTTCAAGAGTGACCACGGAACACCGACTCAAGCTGAGCACTCAGGATCCTCTTTACCAATCAAAAATCAACTCTTTCGCCTGGGAGATCTACCAGAACTCCAAACTTGATAAATACTACAATCAGTTGATCAATGTTGTGAACGACGACCAGGAACGTGCCTCATTGGAAACCCAGTGGTTGGAATACCGACTCAAACTGTTGAAGTCAATGCCcgcagagaagaagcaagagTTTTTCCCTCGTGTGAAGGATATGGTCGACGGGATGGTTGTTGTGAAGCACGACTCTTTAATGGCTTGGAAACTGTATTTTGACTGGGAAGACTTTGTAGATCTGAACTCACTGGATGCTAATCTAGTTTGGGAGTTCTTCCAGAAATTTCCAAAGGAACCACTAGCTATGATCTTGTATTTATGGTTAAACTCTAACCTGTCATGTTACGATACAAGTAAGCTATCAGAAAATAATAAACAGAATTCCAGCCCCGCTAAGGAAGCAGATAAGGGACAAGATCAAACAGAGGTCGAAGCTTTACAGGAAGAGGACGACcaacaagaggaagagcTGGGGGAGATGCTCAACGCACAGGAAAATGAAACATCAGATGTGTTTTCAGAAGAAGCAATCCTTGTCGCACTTATGGATAACATATCCAAGGTGAAAAACAGCACCCTAGCTTATCGTATTGTCTCACAATACtacattttgaataaaGAATACGAAATGTCCCTCCCCTATATCAAGTCAGGTATCTCCTTAGTCTCTGTCAACGTACGGGATCTCGGTGCTAACTTAATAAATACAAAGAGAGAGTTGACAATCGCTCTCGCAACAGGATACACGTATGTGGACGCTCCAAAGAATCATAAATTTGCCCTCTCATTGTTTGATAAGATACTCGAGTCGGACCCAGAAAACATCCAGGTGAAATTGGGGAAGGCCATCATCTCAATAGAAAGTGCAGATTGGGAAGATGCTGGAAAGTTGTTGACAGATGTGATTGCAGAATCCCCAGACAATCTTGAAGTGCAGTCACAACTGGCTTGGTGCAAAGCGCATTTAAATGCGTTTGATAATGCAATCCTGATGCTGCAGAATGTCATCAAAAACATAGAGGGAACTGACCAAAGAACTATGCAATTCAGATGCGAGAATATGTGGCGTGAGGCGAAAGTCCACATAATGAAGCACAGATTCGGCGACCAAGGGGAAAACATGGACTTGATCAACACGGCATTCAAGATCTTGATCAGTATTATCAAGCTTGATTCGGAAACGTTTGCCAAAAGTTACTCAACGTTAGGTGACATTTACGCATATTATTACCGCGACGATGTTAGGGCATACAAATGCTACTATAAATCGTTTGAAATGGACTTTACTGATATTCGGGCTGCCAAATACATTTGCGAGATATACACAGCTGCAGGAAACTGGAATGCGGCAGCGCAGATATGTGAACGATTGGTGAAAACCGAAGCGATCAAGATGGAATTGCGTAGTACAAACTGGCCTTACAGGGTTATCGGAATAGCATATTTAGAAAGGCAACAGGAGAGTGAGTCAGTTGAATGGTTTCACTCTGCCCTGCGTGTAGATCCGAACGATGTGGAATCATGGGTCGCATTGGGGCAAGCATATTTTGCGTGCGGTCGTGTAGAGGCTTCAACCAaggtttttgaaaaagctATCGAAATCGACCCTTTGCATTTGTACGCTCAGTACTTCAACTCTTTATCATTGGCAGAAATGGGTTGTTTTGAGGAATGCATCgagatattgaaaaatatcacaCAGTTGAATCCAGAAGAATTGGCTTTCCAGGTATCGTACTCCTCAATTTTGGTGTCTTACGCTTTTGATTTGTATCAACAAGGCTTCTTAATGAAGGGTACTGCTAGCGCAATTCAAGCGATTGAACTCCTCAGACATATTTCTGTGGACTTTAGACACAGTGGTCAGGATATATGGCTCTCTCTTTCCAAAGCTATTTatcttttcattttggTTGAATCACAAATAGAGACGCTTCCTCTAGAATCCATCCTTGAGATATTCGGTTCCGTCgaaagttcaaaaattaCAGACGTTGATTCGATCGATGGCATTTTATATGATAACATCCTACAAGATTCATCGAGTGATAATATCGCTATCGCGTGCAagtttttggttttggCCTCTAAATTTGCTCTCGTTACTGTGGATATAGAGAGCGTGTCGGCTACAGTTCGCTCGTCCATTTGGTGCAACATTGGCCTATCTGAACTTGCAGCATATATGtcgttgaaggaggatGGATTGAGAGATGCTGCAATTTATTCATTCAAAAAGTGTATCAAATATCAAACGAACACATTCCAAGCGTGGGTTGGCCTGGGTATTGCCACTATGGATGTTAATTTTAGGGTTTCCCAGCACTGTCTCATCAAAGCAGCGTCATTTGCTCCGAAAGATATCAGAACCTGGTTTAACCTAGCGATTTTGGGGCTAAAGAAAAATGATATTGACTTTGCTCATGAAGTGTTGACCAGGACCCAAAGTTTATCTCCTGAAAGTACGGATCCCTGGTTAGGTATTGGGTTGATAATGGAACAGATCGGTAAGCGGACAGAGAGCCACAATGTGATTGCTCACGCCTACAGTTTATCGAAGGGTCAGTCTAAAAACGTTCAATACTTCTATGCAAATAGTGTTGTTCAGAGACGGGTGGGGTCAGGAAATGATGAAGGGGACATTGATGCCATGGAGGAGTTGAATGCAACTGCCCTTGGTCTTGAGCaatatttcaaaaagaaaccaaatCACGCGCAGGCCATTGACCTTGCGATAATGATACTGGAGAGGCTTCAAAATTACAAAGTCGCAGACACTTTTGCAGCAAAGCTGACAGGCATATTCGAAcaaaagtttgaagaatCTCAGGACGAAGATGATATTGTTAACTATGCCATCATCAAAGCTCAGTTGGCGAGAATCCAACTGGGTTTGGGGGAGTATAATAAAGCCATTGAAAGCGCAAATTTGTCTGACGGTATTATTGGAGATTCTACGGCAGAGAATTGCAAGTCCTCACAATTGTCTAACGCAGTATGCCTAGGCCTGGCCAATTTCTTTCTGGGTAATTTTGACGAAACATTAACTCACTTCCAAAATCTATTGAACCGAGATAAAAAATCGAGTAGTCTAGTCATCCTTTTGTCTAAAGTACTATATGAGTTGGGTACAGAGGATACCAAATCTGTAGCGCTGCAAGAGTTGACGGAGTATATCAATGAATATGGATTTGACTTAACTGTGACTCTGGCAATTGCTGCTATAACAGTAGTGGAGAATGTTCCAGAGAATATGAAGGTGATTTTAGAAGAACTAAGGTTAATTTCACTGAAGGACATTTTACAAGATAAGCAAAGAAATGTTCCACATCTAATCAAACTACTCAGcgaaaaattgaatattGATGGGGATGGTCTTGAAACCAAAGTTGTTTCACAAAGAATGGCATATTTCTTTCCTAACAGCGGGAAGTCATGGGAAGGGATTGACGCGAACATTCAACAACGTGTGATTAGTGGGGGACAGAACCGAGTTACTGCAGAAACTTTGAGTATGGCCCAGTACTCACTAGGAAACCTAAGGAGTATACAACGGAGTGTCTTTTTATGTCCATGGAATAGGACAGCCTTGGCATCATTAAGAGAATGCTTTTAA